From a single Nicotiana tomentosiformis chromosome 2, ASM39032v3, whole genome shotgun sequence genomic region:
- the LOC104087144 gene encoding caltractin-like — MASVTRKISRRDTRSRHPGLTQQKRQEIKEAFELFDTDGSGTIDAKELNVAMRALGFEMTEEQVEHMIADVDKDGSGAIDFDEFVHMMTAKIGERDTKEELHKAFNILDQDKNGKISAADIQQIAKELGENFTAREIQEMIEEADRDRDGEVSAEEFMRMMRKTSYGN; from the exons ATG GCAAGCGTAACAAGAAAGATCTCAAGAAGGGACACTAGAAGCCGTCACCCTGGGCTGACACAGCAGAAAAGACAAGAGATCAAAGAAGCGTTTGAGCTGTTTGACACTGATGGATCTG GTACTATTGATGCCAAGGAGCTAAATGTTGCTATGAG GGCCCTTGGATTTGAAATGACAGAGGAG CAAGTTGAACATATGATAGCTGATGTCGATAAGGATGGTAGTGGTGCGatcgattttgatgaatttgtaCACATGATGACTGCCAAGATAGGGGAAAGGGACACTAAAGAGGAGCTCCACAAAGCATTTAACATACTAGACCAAGATAAAAAT GGAAAAATATCTGCTGCTGATATTCAGCAAATTGCCaaggaattgggtgaaaatttcacTGCAAGAGAAATACAAGAGATGATTGAGGAAGCAGATCGCGATC GTGATGGAGAAGTAAGCGCAGAAGAGTTTATGAGGATGATGAGGAAAACCAGCTATGGAAACTAG